One genomic window of Pseudomonadota bacterium includes the following:
- a CDS encoding polyphosphate kinase 2 family protein — protein sequence MKYPRLDLDEYRLSSSSRARFSLKAIRPNDVQGWDKAAAKARLKENLVALDELQERLYAEGERALLIVFQAMDAAGKDSTIEAVTDGIDPQGCAVTNFKAPSTLERAHDFLWRVHLHAPPKGMIGIFNRSHYEDVLIAKVKGLAPATLIEKRYAHINHFEQLLVDHGTRILKVMLHISPEYQLEQFRDRLKTPSKHWKFNPDDLKERAFWDDYMEAYEEALRRCSRKYAPWYVVPAEHKWFRTMVVSELIRNVLEGMDPRYPTPAFDPDQFDPDSLV from the coding sequence ATGAAATACCCCAGGCTCGACCTTGACGAGTATCGTCTGTCTAGCTCAAGCAGGGCCCGCTTTTCACTTAAGGCGATCCGGCCCAACGATGTGCAGGGCTGGGACAAGGCCGCGGCCAAGGCGCGGCTCAAAGAGAATCTAGTGGCCCTGGACGAGCTCCAGGAACGCCTTTACGCTGAAGGCGAGCGGGCTTTGCTAATCGTCTTTCAGGCCATGGACGCGGCGGGCAAAGACAGCACCATCGAAGCGGTGACCGACGGGATCGATCCGCAAGGGTGCGCGGTGACCAACTTCAAGGCCCCCAGCACGCTGGAACGGGCCCACGACTTTCTCTGGCGCGTCCATCTGCACGCCCCTCCCAAGGGCATGATCGGTATATTCAACCGCTCCCATTACGAGGACGTCCTCATCGCCAAGGTAAAGGGGTTGGCACCCGCCACGCTGATCGAAAAACGCTATGCGCATATCAACCATTTCGAGCAGCTCTTGGTCGACCACGGCACGCGGATCTTGAAAGTCATGCTGCACATCTCGCCCGAATACCAGTTGGAGCAGTTCCGGGATCGGCTCAAGACGCCCTCCAAGCACTGGAAGTTCAATCCCGACGATCTCAAGGAGCGGGCCTTCTGGGACGACTACATGGAAGCGTATGAGGAGGCACTGCGCCGCTGCTCCAGGAAGTATGCGCCGTGGTATGTCGTGCCCGCCGAGCACAAGTGGTTCCGCACCATGGTGGTAAGTGAGCTTATTCGCAATGTGTTGGAAGGTATGGACCCGCGCTACCCGACGCCAGCTTTTGATCCGGATCAATTCGATCCGGATAGTCTCGTATGA
- a CDS encoding DUF2959 domain-containing protein translates to MEHLGFPKRDILVDRVEEARDSQEQAAEQFKDALERFIAVTGVKGGALQEKYDQLESEYEQSEARATDVHRRIAGVEDVAEALFDEWEAELEQYTSVALRRSSERRLQETRAQYGQLIRAMKRAEAKMHPVLAAFHDQVLFLKHNLNARAIASLKGNLASIESDIAVLIREMEASIREANRFIDAMNVEQVS, encoded by the coding sequence ATGGAACATCTTGGGTTTCCCAAGCGCGATATCCTCGTCGACCGGGTGGAGGAGGCGCGAGATAGCCAGGAGCAAGCGGCAGAACAGTTCAAGGACGCCTTGGAAAGATTTATCGCGGTCACTGGCGTTAAAGGCGGCGCACTCCAAGAGAAGTACGATCAACTAGAGAGCGAGTACGAGCAAAGTGAGGCGCGAGCCACCGACGTACACCGGCGCATCGCGGGAGTGGAAGATGTGGCCGAGGCGCTGTTCGATGAGTGGGAGGCCGAGCTCGAGCAATATACGAGCGTGGCCTTGCGGCGCAGCAGTGAGCGGCGGCTGCAAGAGACCCGCGCCCAATATGGTCAGCTCATCCGGGCGATGAAGCGCGCTGAAGCCAAGATGCACCCCGTCTTAGCCGCCTTTCACGACCAGGTACTGTTTCTCAAGCACAACCTCAACGCCCGAGCGATCGCCTCACTCAAGGGCAACCTGGCTTCGATCGAGTCGGACATCGCGGTGCTTATTCGGGAGATGGAGGCGTCGATTCGAGAGGCGAATCGCTTCATCGATGCGATGAACGTGGAGCAGGTGTCATGA
- the lon gene encoding endopeptidase La encodes MAVESGAGPGDFAIPDALPVLPLRDMVPFPLTAFPLAVGQPRSVRLVDEVMRGNRLLALVAQRDAKVEPAMPEDLYPVGTVGVIHQLGRVPDGKVRLLVQGIERIRLLEWIGTEPYLVARIEIAGNQTGQATEVDALRRAVVDIFRRLVEASAELPDELAAAMENITDPRHVVYFVASVVPLEVAARQELLEMDPVTAKLRRLIDLLQREVAVRELGRKITTDTEERLSKKQREFYLREQLQSIQRELGEDAGDDSGATELRRRIEEASLPDEARREAERELGRLAGISPSSPEHGMIRTYLEWTASLPWSKLGGETIDIHRARQVLDEDHFDLEKIKERILEYLAVKKLRQERQVGAGHSVAPVPAEPPPVTGDSPAREPILCFVGPPGVGKTSLGQSIARALGRQFARMSLGGVRDEAEIRGHRRTYIGALPGRIIQGLRRAETRDPVFMLDEIDKIGADWRGDPSSALLEVLDPAQNHTFVDNYLAVSFNLSQVLFIATANTLDTIPGPLRDRMEILVLSGYTDEEKIGIARQYLIPKELAAHSLATDELSFEPEAIRRIVRGYTREAGVRNLDREIAAVARKVARRLAEGQRESVRITADSVVAYLGQPRFFDEVAERTTRPGIATGLAWTPTGGDVLFVEVTMMPSTGERLVLTGMLGDVMRESAQAAVSYVWSNAEPLDIDPKLFEGKTIHVHVPAGAIPKDGPSAGVTIMTALASLATRRPVQSEVAMTGEITLRGKVLPVGGIKEKVLAAHRAGIRSLILPSRNERDLGEVPEELRRQLSFIFVDHAEEVLRHALTPNPTDVPRQAS; translated from the coding sequence ATGGCAGTAGAGTCTGGTGCTGGCCCCGGGGACTTCGCAATCCCGGATGCGCTCCCGGTCCTGCCGCTCCGGGACATGGTCCCGTTCCCGCTCACGGCGTTCCCGCTAGCCGTAGGACAGCCGCGCTCCGTTCGGCTCGTCGATGAGGTCATGCGCGGCAACCGGCTCCTGGCGCTGGTGGCGCAGCGCGATGCGAAGGTCGAGCCGGCCATGCCCGAAGACCTTTACCCTGTTGGAACCGTAGGGGTGATCCACCAGCTAGGTCGGGTACCTGACGGTAAGGTGCGCCTACTGGTCCAGGGCATCGAGCGGATCCGACTGCTGGAATGGATCGGGACGGAGCCGTATCTGGTCGCGCGCATCGAGATAGCCGGGAACCAAACGGGCCAGGCCACGGAGGTGGACGCACTGCGGCGTGCCGTGGTGGATATCTTCCGCCGGCTCGTGGAGGCATCCGCTGAGCTGCCTGACGAGTTGGCGGCCGCAATGGAGAACATCACCGATCCCCGCCACGTGGTCTACTTTGTCGCATCGGTGGTTCCCCTCGAGGTGGCCGCACGGCAGGAGCTCCTCGAGATGGACCCAGTCACGGCCAAGCTTCGGCGACTGATTGACCTGTTGCAGCGCGAAGTCGCGGTGCGCGAGCTAGGCCGGAAGATCACGACCGACACCGAGGAGCGGCTCTCCAAGAAGCAGCGCGAGTTCTACCTGCGCGAGCAGCTCCAATCCATTCAACGGGAGCTTGGTGAGGACGCAGGGGACGACAGCGGAGCGACCGAGCTGCGCCGACGGATCGAGGAGGCGAGTCTGCCTGATGAGGCACGGCGTGAGGCGGAGCGTGAGCTCGGCCGACTCGCGGGGATCTCCCCGTCCTCGCCGGAGCACGGCATGATCCGCACCTATCTCGAGTGGACGGCGAGCCTGCCTTGGAGCAAGCTCGGCGGCGAGACCATCGACATCCACCGGGCCCGGCAGGTATTGGACGAGGACCACTTCGATCTGGAGAAGATCAAGGAGCGGATCCTCGAATACCTGGCCGTCAAGAAGCTACGGCAGGAGCGCCAAGTCGGGGCGGGCCATTCTGTGGCACCCGTGCCCGCCGAGCCACCGCCTGTAACGGGCGACAGTCCCGCGCGCGAGCCGATCCTCTGCTTCGTAGGCCCCCCCGGGGTCGGCAAGACCAGCCTCGGCCAGAGCATCGCCCGGGCCCTCGGTCGGCAGTTCGCCCGCATGTCTCTGGGCGGGGTGCGGGACGAGGCCGAGATCCGGGGCCATCGGCGGACGTACATCGGTGCGCTACCCGGCCGCATCATCCAGGGGCTCCGGCGAGCGGAGACACGTGATCCCGTCTTCATGCTCGACGAGATCGACAAGATCGGAGCGGACTGGCGCGGTGATCCATCCTCCGCGTTGCTGGAGGTGCTGGATCCGGCCCAGAACCACACCTTCGTGGACAACTACCTCGCGGTGTCTTTCAATCTGTCGCAGGTGCTGTTCATCGCCACCGCCAACACACTCGACACCATCCCCGGGCCCCTGCGTGACCGGATGGAGATCCTGGTGTTGTCCGGATACACGGACGAGGAGAAGATCGGGATCGCCAGACAATATCTGATCCCGAAAGAGCTGGCCGCACATAGCCTCGCGACGGACGAGCTCTCCTTCGAGCCGGAAGCCATCCGCCGAATCGTGAGGGGATACACCCGTGAGGCCGGCGTGAGGAACCTCGATCGGGAAATCGCAGCGGTGGCCCGGAAGGTGGCCCGTCGGTTGGCCGAGGGACAACGCGAGTCGGTCCGGATCACCGCCGACAGCGTAGTGGCGTACCTCGGCCAGCCGCGGTTCTTCGACGAGGTGGCAGAGCGGACCACCCGCCCGGGTATCGCGACGGGTCTGGCCTGGACGCCGACCGGCGGAGATGTGTTGTTCGTCGAGGTGACGATGATGCCGAGCACCGGAGAGCGGCTGGTCCTTACCGGTATGCTCGGCGACGTCATGCGCGAGAGCGCGCAGGCCGCCGTCTCCTACGTGTGGTCCAATGCCGAGCCGCTCGACATCGATCCCAAGCTCTTCGAGGGCAAGACCATCCACGTGCACGTGCCGGCCGGGGCCATCCCCAAGGATGGGCCTTCGGCCGGCGTGACGATCATGACGGCGCTGGCCTCGCTCGCCACCCGGCGGCCGGTGCAGAGCGAGGTGGCCATGACGGGCGAGATCACGCTGCGGGGCAAGGTGCTTCCGGTCGGAGGGATCAAGGAGAAGGTCCTGGCGGCGCATCGGGCAGGTATCCGCTCGCTGATCCTGCCGAGCCGGAACGAGCGGGACCTCGGGGAGGTGCCGGAGGAGCTCCGCCGGCAGCTCTCCTTCATCTTCGTCGACCATGCCGAAGAGGTCCTGCGACATGCGCTCACACCGAACCCCACCGACGTGCCCCGTCAGGCGAGCTGA
- a CDS encoding Hsp20/alpha crystallin family protein yields MRYRRLSYRYTMVVRPGQTLPLGDIWQSDRVRLLVQPRWRPDADTYETATTVEILVDLAGVEEDELEVQLFEDVLVVEGRRQLPSCQEGAVYHAAGIRQGPFRVELPLPAPVDAERVEARYDRGLLRITLPKRAEAG; encoded by the coding sequence ATGCGCTACCGACGCTTGAGTTATCGCTATACGATGGTGGTACGCCCCGGCCAGACATTGCCATTGGGCGACATCTGGCAGAGCGATCGCGTGCGCCTTCTCGTGCAGCCGCGCTGGCGGCCCGATGCGGACACCTACGAGACTGCGACGACGGTTGAGATCTTGGTAGACCTCGCCGGTGTCGAGGAGGACGAGCTTGAGGTGCAGCTCTTCGAGGACGTGCTGGTCGTCGAAGGGCGCCGCCAACTGCCCTCGTGCCAAGAGGGGGCCGTGTACCATGCGGCCGGCATCCGCCAGGGCCCGTTCCGGGTGGAGCTGCCGTTGCCGGCCCCTGTGGACGCCGAGCGAGTCGAGGCGCGTTACGACCGTGGCCTGCTCCGCATCACCCTGCCCAAGCGAGCGGAAGCCGGCTGA
- the ald gene encoding alanine dehydrogenase: MKIGVPKEIKDKENRVALTPAGARALGEAGHEVLVQAGAGLGSGFLDTEYLAAGARLVDVEEAWDAELVLKVKEPLESEYGYLKDQILFTYLHLAGAPRALAEALLAKRTSALAYETLEDARGRLPLLAPMSAVAGNMAVTVGSYYLARFNGGRGTQLGSVLGTRHGKVVVIGDGVVGRHAARTAAAMGAHTYIGGHEERLPEIRREISDSVDFFLSSAENIAMHLSNADLVVGAVLVPGAKAPRVVTEEMVKGMPRGSVIVDVSIDQGGCIETSRPTSHSAPVFERHGVIHYCVTNMPGAYPRTSTLALSSATLPYVLRLADGGLSALQGDTGFAKALNTYQGYITCRPVAEALSLEDRYRPLKLKE, encoded by the coding sequence GTGAAGATCGGGGTCCCAAAGGAGATCAAGGACAAGGAAAACCGCGTGGCGCTCACGCCGGCGGGCGCTCGCGCCTTGGGAGAGGCGGGGCATGAGGTGCTGGTGCAGGCCGGGGCGGGGCTCGGCTCGGGTTTCCTGGATACAGAATACCTCGCCGCCGGTGCGCGCTTGGTGGACGTCGAGGAGGCCTGGGATGCGGAGCTCGTCCTCAAGGTCAAAGAACCCCTCGAATCGGAATATGGCTATCTCAAGGACCAGATCCTCTTCACCTATTTGCATCTCGCGGGCGCGCCGCGGGCCCTCGCCGAGGCCTTGCTGGCGAAGCGGACCAGCGCCCTCGCCTACGAGACCTTGGAAGATGCGCGCGGCAGGCTGCCGCTTCTGGCGCCGATGAGCGCCGTCGCGGGGAACATGGCGGTCACCGTGGGCAGCTATTACCTGGCGCGGTTCAACGGCGGACGGGGCACGCAACTCGGGAGCGTTCTCGGCACACGCCACGGCAAGGTGGTGGTGATCGGCGATGGGGTGGTCGGCCGGCATGCGGCGCGCACCGCCGCCGCCATGGGCGCTCACACTTACATTGGCGGCCACGAAGAGCGGCTGCCCGAGATCAGACGGGAGATCTCCGACAGCGTAGATTTCTTCCTCTCGAGCGCCGAAAACATCGCGATGCATCTTAGCAACGCCGATCTCGTGGTCGGGGCGGTGCTGGTCCCGGGGGCGAAAGCCCCGCGTGTGGTCACGGAGGAAATGGTCAAGGGCATGCCGCGCGGCTCGGTGATCGTGGATGTGAGCATCGATCAAGGCGGTTGCATCGAGACCTCTCGGCCAACGTCACATTCCGCACCCGTGTTCGAAAGACACGGCGTCATCCACTACTGCGTGACCAATATGCCGGGGGCTTATCCCAGGACCTCGACGCTCGCGCTCAGCTCGGCGACGTTACCCTATGTCTTGCGGCTGGCGGATGGGGGGCTGTCGGCGTTGCAGGGAGACACGGGCTTTGCGAAGGCGCTCAACACCTATCAGGGCTACATCACCTGCAGGCCGGTCGCCGAAGCCCTGAGCCTAGAGGATCGCTACCGACCGCTTAAGCTAAAGGAATAG
- a CDS encoding secondary thiamine-phosphate synthase enzyme YjbQ has protein sequence MQQVIRIGSHEREELIDITAEVAAFVEKSGVQQGLVSVYAQGSTAAVMIQENWDESVQRDVVDLLRKLIPKGVWLHDAQDGNGDAHLKSGIVGPSETIPVIDGRLGLSRWQNIFFCEFDGPRSDRRVLCTLIADRD, from the coding sequence CTGCAACAGGTCATACGGATCGGCAGCCACGAACGGGAGGAGCTTATCGACATCACCGCCGAGGTCGCGGCGTTCGTTGAAAAGAGCGGCGTGCAGCAGGGCCTGGTCTCGGTCTACGCGCAGGGCTCGACGGCCGCGGTCATGATCCAAGAGAACTGGGACGAGAGCGTGCAGCGCGATGTCGTAGACCTGCTCCGCAAGCTCATCCCCAAGGGGGTCTGGTTGCACGATGCTCAGGACGGCAACGGGGACGCCCACCTCAAGTCCGGGATCGTCGGCCCTTCGGAGACCATACCCGTGATCGACGGCAGGCTCGGGCTCTCGCGCTGGCAGAACATCTTCTTCTGTGAGTTCGACGGGCCGCGCAGTGATCGGCGCGTGCTCTGCACCCTCATCGCGGACCGGGATTAA
- a CDS encoding DUF748 domain-containing protein, with translation MGSHQDRTKMKRLVQRVRNPWVLGIAAALALYALAGFLLIPYLVRHYVPKLAGEQLRCQAAVAEVRFNPFLFELEAKDFAFKDAAGEAIFGFQRLFVDFDLESLFRWAWTFADIRLEGWSADLVIDREGRLNLAKIAAALPESDEASPPAESPPRLLLKHVALTGGSVSFTDRSKSTPVAETVSPIDVEFDAISTLPEHRGSHVVSAKLANGGVLEWKGHVSLNPILSEGEVRLEGFKLATPWNFIRHQLDVAEPLGAVGATAHYRFRYDQAKADLTVNDVGVKLKGLRLSTPSASGPILVLDTVEVAGAHFNLASRELTVPTFNVLNGRIVVSVDEKGIANWETLVKTGTTDAPQPTPPAAGTSAGAPEAPWRVKLEALKVADVGITYADASHAVPSMVSVGAFKLGLGAEVESGAAAPKARIRDLTASLERIAIAERDKSDPLATLDSIKVEGGQMDLEKREATIQQVVLQNGGAKIARDANQTIRWLELFGPRDQANAHPQIDVTGRENEEEGSPWRFVLKALDLQGFHVALTDQSISPEVAYDIEDMKVALKDITTDGQTPIAFDVQLKIKQGGALSTTGQLSQKADRAEAQVKIDGINLTPLKSLVAQVAALTLESAAVSANLRVDYSQGETGPSLKAAGAFSLDKLLLNESKGAKPFLSWKALSADGIDFGLGPDKISIKEVRVVEPDTTIVIFKDQTLNLAAAFQQQGAPSSGQPAKKEEQKSDPANPFPVTVERVRIERAKVDFADLSLVLPFAARIHELSGAATGISSAPTNRTRLQLEGRVDEYGEVNVEGSLSPLQHETFSDVKVVFRNVAMAPLSPYSGTFAGRRIKSGKLNLDLQYKLEDRKVKSNYTVVLDQFTLGERVESPKAVDLPLDLAIALLTDSEGKINASVPIEGDVDHPEFSVGHLVWQAIVNLITSAVTAPFKALGAIVGGEEEGIDAILFRPGIDKLPPSEREKLAKVAQALTKRPKLALTVHGAYDPAADGEALRSMQVRRALAQKLDVDLQPDEDPGPVAVDNAETQRALEALSDEREGEDAIEEFEASYEKSEGRKPKRVSAVLSLMGQASEDVDFYEKLFQHLVEKAPLATGDLEALAVRRATGVIKELTSQAGFDPSRATAGEIEQVPDTQADSVPTKLELGALERMDEPRH, from the coding sequence ATGGGCTCGCATCAGGATCGAACAAAAATGAAACGGCTCGTTCAGCGGGTCAGGAATCCCTGGGTGCTTGGTATTGCCGCGGCGCTGGCCTTATACGCTCTCGCCGGGTTTCTGCTCATCCCCTATCTGGTGCGGCATTATGTTCCGAAGCTGGCTGGTGAGCAGCTCCGGTGTCAGGCCGCTGTCGCCGAAGTGCGGTTTAACCCCTTCCTCTTTGAGCTCGAGGCGAAGGACTTTGCCTTCAAAGACGCGGCCGGGGAGGCGATATTTGGTTTTCAGCGCCTGTTCGTCGATTTCGATCTGGAAAGCCTGTTTCGCTGGGCATGGACGTTTGCCGATATACGGCTTGAGGGTTGGTCCGCAGATTTGGTGATCGATCGGGAAGGCCGGCTGAACCTGGCCAAGATCGCCGCTGCGCTGCCGGAATCCGACGAGGCATCTCCGCCCGCAGAGAGCCCGCCGCGGCTCTTGCTCAAGCATGTGGCGCTCACAGGTGGCTCGGTGAGTTTCACGGATCGCTCCAAATCGACTCCGGTCGCGGAAACGGTTAGTCCTATCGACGTGGAGTTCGACGCAATCTCGACGCTTCCTGAGCACCGCGGGTCTCACGTAGTCAGCGCAAAACTGGCGAACGGCGGGGTATTGGAATGGAAGGGCCACGTCTCGTTGAACCCAATTCTATCGGAAGGTGAAGTGCGACTCGAGGGCTTCAAACTGGCGACGCCTTGGAACTTCATCCGTCACCAGTTGGACGTGGCTGAACCGTTAGGGGCCGTGGGCGCAACAGCTCATTACCGCTTCCGATATGACCAAGCCAAGGCCGACCTGACCGTGAACGATGTGGGCGTCAAATTGAAGGGATTGCGGCTGTCTACCCCCTCTGCTTCAGGACCGATCCTCGTCCTTGACACTGTCGAGGTCGCGGGGGCTCACTTTAACCTTGCGAGCCGGGAGCTGACCGTGCCGACATTCAACGTGCTCAACGGGCGCATCGTCGTGTCGGTGGACGAGAAGGGAATCGCCAATTGGGAGACCTTGGTGAAGACCGGTACCACCGATGCGCCGCAGCCCACTCCGCCTGCAGCCGGGACTTCGGCCGGTGCGCCTGAAGCGCCTTGGCGGGTTAAGCTCGAAGCATTGAAGGTAGCGGACGTCGGGATTACGTATGCCGATGCGAGTCATGCTGTACCCTCTATGGTCTCCGTTGGGGCTTTCAAGCTGGGGCTTGGCGCGGAAGTGGAGAGCGGCGCCGCTGCACCAAAGGCGCGGATCCGGGACTTGACCGCCAGTCTTGAGCGCATTGCCATCGCCGAACGAGATAAGAGCGATCCGCTCGCGACCTTGGATTCCATTAAGGTCGAGGGCGGGCAAATGGATCTCGAGAAACGGGAAGCCACCATCCAACAAGTGGTACTTCAGAACGGTGGCGCCAAGATAGCCCGAGATGCGAATCAAACCATCCGTTGGCTTGAATTATTCGGCCCTCGGGACCAGGCAAATGCCCACCCGCAGATCGATGTCACCGGAAGGGAGAACGAGGAGGAAGGCAGCCCGTGGCGCTTCGTGCTTAAGGCGCTCGACCTCCAGGGGTTTCACGTGGCGCTTACCGACCAAAGCATATCACCCGAGGTTGCGTACGACATAGAGGACATGAAAGTCGCCCTCAAAGACATCACCACTGACGGACAGACACCCATCGCGTTCGATGTGCAGCTCAAGATCAAGCAAGGCGGGGCGTTGAGCACGACGGGACAACTGTCACAAAAGGCCGATCGCGCCGAGGCGCAGGTCAAGATCGACGGAATAAATCTGACGCCGCTGAAGTCGCTGGTTGCACAGGTCGCGGCGCTTACACTCGAGAGCGCCGCTGTCTCTGCTAATTTGCGGGTCGATTATAGCCAAGGCGAAACCGGTCCATCACTCAAGGCGGCGGGTGCGTTTAGCCTCGATAAACTGCTCCTAAACGAATCCAAGGGCGCCAAGCCCTTCCTGTCCTGGAAGGCGCTGTCGGCCGATGGAATCGACTTCGGCCTCGGTCCCGACAAGATCTCCATCAAGGAAGTGCGAGTCGTCGAACCGGACACCACGATCGTGATCTTCAAAGATCAAACATTGAACCTGGCCGCTGCCTTCCAACAACAGGGCGCGCCATCTTCCGGGCAGCCGGCAAAGAAGGAAGAGCAGAAGAGCGATCCCGCTAATCCATTTCCAGTGACCGTGGAGCGTGTCCGGATCGAGCGGGCGAAGGTCGATTTCGCCGACCTCAGTCTGGTCCTTCCGTTCGCCGCCCGCATCCACGAATTATCCGGCGCGGCGACCGGTATCTCGTCGGCTCCTACCAACCGAACCCGGCTCCAGCTCGAGGGCCGCGTGGACGAATACGGCGAGGTCAACGTGGAGGGGTCATTGAGCCCGTTACAGCATGAGACGTTTAGCGATGTTAAAGTGGTATTCCGCAACGTTGCGATGGCACCGCTTTCGCCCTACAGCGGCACGTTTGCCGGGCGTAGGATCAAATCCGGAAAGCTCAACCTGGATCTGCAATACAAGCTTGAGGATCGCAAGGTGAAGAGCAACTACACCGTCGTCCTCGATCAATTTACCTTGGGTGAGCGGGTCGAAAGTCCGAAAGCGGTAGACTTGCCCCTCGACCTCGCGATCGCGCTGCTTACTGATAGCGAGGGCAAGATCAACGCGTCCGTGCCCATCGAAGGCGACGTGGACCATCCTGAATTCAGCGTTGGGCACCTGGTCTGGCAGGCGATCGTCAACCTCATCACCTCTGCCGTCACTGCGCCTTTCAAGGCGCTCGGCGCCATCGTCGGTGGGGAGGAGGAGGGCATTGACGCGATCCTGTTCCGGCCGGGTATCGATAAGCTCCCGCCCTCTGAGCGCGAAAAGCTCGCGAAAGTAGCGCAGGCATTGACTAAGCGGCCAAAGCTCGCGCTAACGGTACACGGGGCGTACGACCCCGCGGCCGATGGCGAAGCGCTCCGGTCAATGCAGGTGCGACGCGCCTTGGCGCAAAAGCTCGACGTCGACTTGCAACCGGACGAGGATCCGGGTCCGGTGGCCGTCGACAACGCCGAGACGCAACGCGCCCTGGAGGCGTTGTCCGACGAGCGCGAGGGCGAAGATGCCATCGAGGAGTTTGAGGCCAGCTACGAAAAATCTGAGGGCAGGAAGCCAAAACGCGTCAGCGCGGTCTTGTCGCTGATGGGCCAGGCTAGCGAGGACGTCGATTTCTACGAAAAATTATTCCAGCATCTGGTAGAAAAGGCTCCGTTGGCAACGGGCGACCTTGAAGCTTTGGCCGTGCGGCGCGCTACAGGGGTTATCAAGGAACTGACCAGCCAAGCTGGATTCGATCCATCTCGTGCCACCGCCGGGGAAATCGAGCAGGTCCCAGATACCCAGGCGGACAGCGTCCCGACAAAACTCGAGCTCGGGGCGCTTGAACGCATGGACGAACCGCGGCATTAG
- a CDS encoding MBL fold metallo-hydrolase, with amino-acid sequence MDGGQMDGGQMDDGERLPVTPLGQSGYRFGFGDCVVYVDPYLSDSVERLEGEDHRRLTPAPAAPGAVTDARACCITHIHQDHADPDTLMPLAQASGHCRFVCPNEVAKALWAWGIDRDRVVIADREPMRLSGALAVTPVPAAHEDLDVDEEGRCRYLGYVFEWAGRRFYHAGDTSPHEHLLAVLRGLGPIDVAFLPVNERSFFRKRRGIIGNMSVREAFAMAAEIGVRTLVPMHWDMFAPNSVFREEIELVYARLNPPFALSIHPTAV; translated from the coding sequence ATGGACGGCGGGCAGATGGACGGCGGGCAGATGGACGACGGGGAGCGACTGCCGGTCACCCCGCTCGGGCAGTCGGGCTACCGCTTCGGCTTCGGCGACTGCGTGGTCTATGTCGATCCCTACCTCTCGGATTCCGTGGAGCGCCTGGAAGGCGAGGACCACCGGCGCCTCACGCCGGCACCCGCGGCCCCGGGCGCCGTGACCGATGCGAGAGCTTGCTGCATCACCCATATCCATCAGGATCACGCCGACCCCGATACGCTGATGCCGCTCGCCCAGGCCTCCGGGCACTGCCGCTTCGTGTGCCCGAACGAGGTCGCCAAGGCCCTGTGGGCATGGGGGATCGATCGGGATCGGGTCGTCATCGCCGATCGTGAGCCCATGCGGCTATCGGGTGCGCTCGCGGTGACGCCCGTGCCGGCCGCCCATGAGGACCTGGACGTCGACGAGGAAGGCCGTTGCCGTTATCTCGGCTATGTGTTCGAGTGGGCGGGACGGCGTTTCTACCATGCCGGAGACACCTCGCCCCATGAGCACCTCCTCGCCGTGCTGCGGGGCTTGGGTCCTATCGATGTCGCCTTCCTGCCGGTGAACGAGCGCAGCTTCTTTCGCAAGCGCCGGGGGATCATCGGCAATATGTCGGTGCGCGAGGCCTTCGCGATGGCGGCCGAGATCGGGGTGCGGACGCTCGTACCCATGCACTGGGACATGTTCGCCCCCAACTCGGTGTTCCGCGAGGAGATCGAGCTCGTGTACGCGCGCCTGAACCCGCCCTTCGCGCTTTCCATCCACCCCACGGCGGTATAA